The following are encoded together in the Elusimicrobiota bacterium genome:
- a CDS encoding NAD(P)-dependent oxidoreductase — protein sequence MERVYRENFKEIKPPLKPEEARLEASRCLYCYDAPCVRACPTHIDVPRFIKQIASDNLKGSAKTILEANPLGHSCARACPVEVLCEGACVYHEWQDHPIQIAKLQRRATDYLHELGGAGPFKPAPDNGHRVAVIGAGPAGISCAVYLRRLGYAVTIFEKEKVPGGLNTFGIAEYKMGRKVSLAEAKMAFALGVKLSSGKEVGKDILPRSLLEDFSAIFIATGLGSTQRLGVPGEDLPGVWEALAFIRHVKNRELSALGSSALTVVIGGGNTAIDAATQSKRIGTPRVVMAYRRSAAEMGAYGFEYELAKQDEAEFLWNSAPVRIIGRKKVEGVEFQKTRVKGGKLHLLPGSHFTIACDRVIKAIGQSQLRDLAQAMNFKLDKDGRIAVNPETLRTSVSKIFAGGDAINGGKEVVNAAADGKRAALAIHRFLMPAAELSPENRYWARTIESRPAEALHA from the coding sequence TTGGAGCGCGTCTACCGCGAGAATTTCAAGGAAATAAAGCCGCCGCTCAAGCCCGAGGAGGCCCGGCTTGAGGCAAGCCGCTGCCTTTATTGCTACGACGCCCCCTGCGTGCGAGCCTGTCCGACCCACATAGACGTTCCCCGCTTCATCAAGCAGATCGCCTCCGATAACCTCAAGGGCTCGGCCAAGACCATCCTCGAGGCCAACCCCCTGGGCCACTCCTGCGCCCGGGCCTGCCCCGTGGAAGTGCTCTGCGAAGGGGCCTGCGTCTACCACGAGTGGCAGGATCATCCCATACAGATCGCCAAGCTCCAGCGCCGCGCCACGGATTACCTGCACGAGCTGGGGGGAGCCGGCCCGTTTAAGCCCGCGCCGGACAATGGGCATCGCGTGGCCGTGATCGGAGCGGGCCCGGCTGGGATTTCCTGCGCCGTGTACCTGCGCAGGCTCGGCTACGCCGTGACGATTTTCGAGAAAGAGAAGGTTCCCGGCGGCCTCAACACCTTCGGCATCGCCGAGTATAAGATGGGGCGAAAGGTCTCTCTGGCGGAAGCCAAGATGGCTTTTGCTTTGGGGGTAAAGCTCTCTTCAGGCAAGGAAGTAGGCAAGGACATATTGCCGCGAAGTCTCCTCGAGGACTTCTCGGCGATATTCATCGCCACGGGTCTCGGCTCCACCCAGCGCCTGGGCGTCCCGGGCGAGGACCTGCCCGGGGTTTGGGAGGCCCTCGCCTTCATCCGCCATGTCAAGAACCGCGAGCTTTCGGCCTTGGGCAGCAGCGCCTTGACCGTGGTGATCGGCGGGGGAAACACGGCCATAGACGCGGCCACCCAATCCAAGAGGATCGGAACCCCGCGTGTCGTCATGGCCTACCGCCGCTCCGCCGCGGAGATGGGCGCCTACGGCTTCGAGTACGAACTCGCCAAGCAAGACGAGGCCGAGTTTCTTTGGAACTCCGCCCCCGTGCGCATTATCGGCAGGAAGAAGGTCGAGGGAGTCGAGTTCCAAAAAACGCGGGTCAAAGGAGGAAAGCTCCACCTTCTCCCCGGTTCCCATTTCACCATTGCTTGCGATCGAGTCATCAAGGCCATCGGCCAAAGCCAGCTCCGCGATCTCGCCCAAGCCATGAATTTCAAGCTCGATAAAGACGGCAGGATCGCCGTCAACCCCGAGACTTTGCGGACCTCCGTTTCCAAGATCTTCGCTGGGGGGGACGCGATCAACGGCGGAAAGGAAGTGGTCAACGCCGCGGCCGACGGCAAGCGCGCCGCGCTCGCCATCCACCGCTTCCTGATGCCCGCGGCCGAGCTCTCCCCGGAGAACCGCTACTGGGCGCGAACCATCGAGAGCCGCCCAGCCGAGGCCCTCCATGCCTGA